GGAATGGGAAATAAGGATCAGGCCGTAAGGCAGGAATGCCAGCTTGTTGAGAACGCGCTGGAACTCATTATTGATGAGGGCATAGCCTTTGCCGTAGCCAAGATCGGACTCATGCTCGATCTTGAACTTCTTGCAGACATAGTCCGCGCACATGCGATAGGCGTTATCCACCGTGTCGATGACGATGGTCTTGAAGTCGTGTTTGCCTTCGGCAATCTCGGCACACGCCTGCAGAAGGTCGTCCCAGCAGGTAATAGGCGCTTCGAACACTTCGAGGGCATTCAGGCCCGGTTCCGTGGCGAGAAACAGGGCGTTCTCAGCATGGGAGCACCATGTGCTCTTGCCGATTTTACTTGGACCGTAGACCAGCGCGGTCAGGTCGTTCAGGTTTGCTTTAGGTTTGGTTTTGCTTTTTGGAAGCATGGTTTATCTCCTTGTATGGTTTGGGTTAAAAAACAGGGGCAGCGTCTTCACTTGCTCCATCCCGCAGCTCTTCGTGCGGGAGCACCCGTTGGTAATGGTTTTCAATGACGTTGGGATTCTCACCGCTCCGGCACAGCGGGAAGTAGGGACAGGCGCGTCCATACTGAAAACAGAAAGCCGTATTGCGGTAGAAGGTGTTGCGGCGGCGGGCATCCAGCATGGCTTTGGATAATTCCCAAAGCTCACTGCGAAGCTCGTCGAATTGATCGCGGGAGATGTAGAGCAGCTCCCGGTGAAACATGCCCGGCTCGAGGTATTTGTCTTTGAGGCGCTGCTGAAAGGCATCATCCGGCTCGGGCATCTTGCGCTTGGCACTGCTCTTGCCGGTTTTGGATTTGGCAATCAGCTCGGCACGGCGGGTTTCAAACTCAGCTTCTGTCTCGCCTTTGCTCTGGCGTAGCTTGGCCTTGACCAGCACGTTGTAGATGATGCCGGAGATACGGATGCCGAGGGTCTGCTCCAGATACCACG
The window above is part of the Desulfatibacillum aliphaticivorans DSM 15576 genome. Proteins encoded here:
- a CDS encoding ATP-binding protein → MLPKSKTKPKANLNDLTALVYGPSKIGKSTWCSHAENALFLATEPGLNALEVFEAPITCWDDLLQACAEIAEGKHDFKTIVIDTVDNAYRMCADYVCKKFKIEHESDLGYGKGYALINNEFQRVLNKLAFLPYGLILISHSHERDIETRTGKHTRIVPTLPDKARKLVTGLVDLILFCDLDMKTGDDGKPMYQRVMRTKPSPNYDAGDRTGRLPEMIPLDFPTFLKAFNQTAAGSAVSAARTKSEPATTAKPQNKE